A region from the Streptosporangium sp. NBC_01756 genome encodes:
- a CDS encoding complex I subunit 4 family protein, whose protein sequence is MNWVLIALLGVPLAGAATLLAPFWQDAASRGRRLRVHALAVSGVTFALAVVLAAGFDYGAAARVQFSTDLAWVPGLDLRLHLGMDGISLPLVVLTALLTFLCAVYLCWGRADGPGQLLRPKPGGNRPRALVFTLLVLEVGMIGTFLALDLLLFFVFFEIVLIPMYFVIAVWGGRGRRAAAAKFILYTLLGSVVLLLGLLLIWAQTGTLDMTDLARARGSGMSPSAQILAFVAVGIGLAVKTPMWPLHTWLPAAHTEAPTVGSVLLAGVLLKMGTYGFARIAIPILPGGASAVAPWLGAFAVIGIVYGSLACLAQRDLKRMIAYSSIGHMGFVLLGFATLTPVGVNGALFGNVAHGLITALLFFVAGAIKDRYGTTDMPSLGGGMLSRLPHLGSVLTFACVASLGLPGLAGFWGEMLALLGAFDPAAGLSRPLYLLFMVAGGLGTVLTAAYFLLMLSRVTHGRPTDTVHAPVLAAVGGGGGRRPGTAASTGTAGMRDATRYELATWVPLIVLILLFGLWPKTLLLVTEPVVQSLLGAP, encoded by the coding sequence ATGAACTGGGTGTTGATCGCACTTCTCGGGGTGCCGCTGGCAGGCGCGGCCACGCTGCTCGCACCGTTCTGGCAGGATGCCGCGTCCAGAGGACGCCGACTCCGGGTGCACGCCCTGGCCGTGTCCGGAGTCACGTTCGCCCTGGCGGTGGTGCTGGCCGCCGGGTTCGACTACGGCGCCGCGGCCCGGGTGCAGTTCTCGACCGACCTGGCCTGGGTCCCGGGGCTGGACCTCAGACTCCACCTCGGGATGGACGGGATCTCGCTGCCGCTGGTCGTGCTGACCGCGCTGCTGACCTTCCTGTGCGCGGTCTATCTCTGCTGGGGCCGCGCCGACGGTCCCGGACAGCTGCTGCGGCCCAAGCCGGGCGGCAACCGGCCCCGTGCCCTGGTGTTCACGCTGCTCGTCCTCGAAGTAGGCATGATCGGCACGTTCCTCGCGCTCGACCTGCTGCTGTTCTTCGTGTTCTTCGAGATCGTCCTCATCCCGATGTACTTCGTGATCGCCGTCTGGGGCGGGAGAGGCCGGCGGGCGGCGGCGGCCAAGTTCATCCTCTATACGCTGCTCGGCTCCGTCGTGCTCCTGCTCGGCCTCCTGCTCATCTGGGCGCAGACCGGGACCTTGGACATGACCGACCTCGCCCGTGCCCGGGGATCGGGGATGTCCCCCTCGGCGCAGATCCTCGCCTTTGTCGCGGTGGGCATCGGCCTGGCGGTCAAGACCCCCATGTGGCCGCTGCACACCTGGCTGCCCGCCGCCCACACCGAGGCGCCCACCGTCGGCTCGGTGCTCCTCGCGGGCGTTCTGCTCAAGATGGGCACCTACGGCTTCGCCCGTATCGCCATCCCGATCCTGCCCGGCGGTGCCTCGGCGGTGGCCCCGTGGCTCGGCGCCTTCGCAGTGATCGGCATCGTCTACGGCTCTCTCGCCTGCCTGGCCCAGCGCGATCTCAAACGCATGATCGCCTATTCCTCGATCGGCCACATGGGCTTCGTCCTGCTGGGCTTCGCCACGCTCACCCCGGTCGGCGTCAACGGCGCTCTCTTCGGCAACGTCGCGCACGGCCTGATCACCGCCCTGCTGTTCTTCGTCGCCGGGGCGATCAAGGATCGTTACGGCACCACCGACATGCCCTCCCTCGGTGGCGGCATGCTGTCGCGTCTGCCCCACCTCGGCTCCGTGCTCACCTTCGCCTGCGTCGCCTCCCTCGGGCTGCCCGGCCTGGCGGGGTTCTGGGGAGAGATGCTGGCCCTCCTCGGCGCCTTCGATCCTGCCGCGGGACTGTCCCGCCCGCTCTACCTGCTCTTCATGGTCGCAGGGGGCCTCGGCACCGTGCTGACCGCCGCCTACTTCCTGCTCATGCTCTCCCGCGTCACCCACGGCCGGCCCACCGACACCGTCCACGCCCCGGTGCTCGCCGCGGTGGGTGGTGGCGGCGGCCGCCGACCGGGGACCGCGGCGAGCACCGGAACCGCGGGCATGCGGGACGCCACCCGCTACGAGCTGGCCACCTGGGTGCCGCTGATCGTGTTGATCCTGCTCTTCGGCCTCTGGCCGAAGACGCTTCTCCTCGTCACCGAGCCGGTGGTCCAGAGCCTCCTGGGGGCGCCGTGA
- a CDS encoding tyrosine-type recombinase/integrase, whose amino-acid sequence MSTRWNWRNSNPLHKVKWKPPKVTETVDPPVAVNPQQAQELPIMVTYVGGRGRGRRLLALFACMYYAALRPAEAVGLRLQDCHLPLKSWGRLTVDVSRSEVNTKWTDSGNAHEERGLKHRGRDDVRPVPIPPELVKILRQHIDEYGTGADGRIFRSERGGVIASTAYTEVWQEARKLALTPAQVASPLARRPYDLRHAAVSLWLNAGVSAPDVAERAGHSVDVLLRVYAKCLDGQKDVANKRINDALTA is encoded by the coding sequence TTGAGTACGCGGTGGAACTGGAGGAACTCCAACCCGCTGCACAAGGTCAAGTGGAAGCCGCCCAAGGTCACCGAGACCGTGGACCCTCCTGTGGCGGTCAATCCGCAGCAGGCTCAAGAACTCCCGATCATGGTCACCTACGTGGGTGGGCGCGGACGGGGCCGGCGGCTCTTGGCGCTGTTCGCCTGTATGTACTACGCGGCGCTGCGCCCGGCGGAAGCAGTCGGCCTACGACTCCAGGACTGCCATCTGCCGCTCAAGAGCTGGGGACGGCTGACGGTCGATGTTTCCCGGTCGGAGGTCAACACGAAGTGGACCGACAGCGGGAACGCCCACGAGGAACGAGGCCTCAAGCATCGGGGCCGCGACGACGTGCGGCCGGTGCCGATCCCTCCCGAACTCGTGAAGATCCTGAGGCAGCACATCGACGAGTACGGGACAGGTGCGGACGGGCGCATCTTCCGCAGTGAGCGGGGCGGGGTGATCGCCTCGACGGCCTACACCGAGGTCTGGCAGGAGGCTCGGAAGCTGGCCCTCACCCCTGCGCAGGTGGCCTCTCCCCTGGCACGCAGGCCGTATGACCTGAGGCACGCGGCGGTGTCGCTCTGGCTCAACGCGGGCGTCTCGGCTCCCGACGTGGCTGAACGGGCCGGGCACAGCGTGGACGTCCTCTTGCGGGTCTACGCAAAGTGCCTCGACGGACAGAAGGATGTGGCGAACAAGCGGATCAATGACGCGCTTACCGCGTGA
- a CDS encoding NADH-quinone oxidoreductase subunit N yields MIQSIDYYAVAPLLVLALTAGLVLLLDAFLPRAPYTRPLLGAVTLAGVLGALGVVIAQAVRGGDPLRTFCVPAGLPGPARAGIGPLNLGTLASGPGGPAGDSSTLCSFVVDDFTLVFAGLALAAGVVVVLLSMAELSFGDIPVGEWYFLLLCTLIGAVALPASRDLIMLVVALELVSLPVFALTALRRYDGRSSEAAVKLFLVSVVSTAVMLFGVSLLYGMTGTVYLDRLAQVLREPITALPAGSGPTPAGATGAYASTLQIAYDLPPVLTVAVVLVLAGFAFKVAAVPFHAWAGDVYQGAPVPVAALLSVISKAAGFAGLILILIAALGGQVAVWAPLVAIIAALTMTVGNLLALRQHHAVRLLAWSSVAQSGYILAPLGVRDAEAMSASIAYLVFYAAMNLGAFAVVMLVSRRGVRGELDDYRGLAFRNPAAGLALAFFLICLAGLPPGLAGLFAKIVVFREIVGGGGAWLAVVMAVNTVVGLYYYLAWAVRIFTPVPAAGGTGIPPAEGGGSRSGWVPVGVAITLAAVVAVIFSVAPQTVLGLLPEAFVASG; encoded by the coding sequence GTGATCCAGTCGATCGACTACTACGCGGTCGCGCCGCTGCTGGTTCTCGCGCTCACCGCCGGCCTCGTGCTGCTTCTCGACGCCTTCCTGCCCCGCGCACCGTACACCCGGCCGCTGCTCGGCGCGGTCACTCTGGCCGGGGTGCTGGGAGCCCTGGGCGTGGTCATCGCACAGGCCGTTCGGGGCGGCGATCCGCTGCGGACCTTCTGCGTGCCCGCCGGGCTGCCCGGCCCCGCCAGGGCCGGTATCGGCCCGCTGAACCTCGGAACCCTCGCATCAGGGCCGGGCGGGCCGGCCGGGGACTCCTCGACGCTGTGCTCGTTCGTGGTCGACGACTTCACCTTGGTCTTCGCGGGTCTCGCGCTGGCCGCCGGAGTCGTCGTGGTGCTGCTGTCGATGGCGGAGCTCTCCTTCGGAGACATCCCCGTCGGCGAGTGGTACTTCCTGCTGCTCTGCACGCTGATCGGTGCGGTCGCCCTGCCCGCCTCCCGTGATCTGATCATGCTCGTGGTCGCGCTGGAGCTGGTCTCTCTGCCGGTCTTCGCGCTCACGGCGCTGCGGCGCTACGACGGCCGGAGTTCGGAGGCGGCGGTCAAGCTCTTCCTGGTCTCCGTGGTCTCCACCGCGGTGATGCTCTTCGGGGTCTCCCTGCTGTACGGCATGACCGGGACCGTCTACCTCGACCGGCTGGCCCAGGTGCTGCGGGAGCCCATCACGGCTCTTCCCGCCGGTTCAGGACCCACACCGGCGGGAGCCACCGGCGCCTACGCCTCCACGCTCCAGATCGCCTACGACCTGCCGCCGGTGCTCACCGTCGCCGTGGTCCTGGTGCTCGCCGGATTCGCCTTCAAGGTCGCGGCGGTCCCCTTCCACGCGTGGGCGGGCGACGTCTACCAGGGGGCTCCGGTCCCGGTCGCCGCCCTGCTCTCGGTGATCTCCAAGGCCGCCGGGTTCGCCGGACTGATCCTCATCCTGATCGCCGCCCTCGGCGGCCAGGTCGCCGTCTGGGCCCCACTGGTCGCGATCATCGCCGCGCTGACCATGACCGTCGGCAACCTGCTGGCTCTGCGCCAGCATCATGCCGTGCGCCTGCTCGCCTGGTCCTCGGTCGCCCAGTCGGGCTACATCCTGGCGCCACTCGGGGTCCGCGACGCCGAGGCGATGAGCGCCTCCATCGCCTACCTGGTGTTCTACGCGGCGATGAACCTCGGGGCGTTCGCGGTGGTCATGCTGGTGTCGCGGCGCGGTGTCCGCGGCGAGCTGGACGACTACCGGGGGCTGGCGTTCCGTAATCCGGCAGCGGGACTGGCGCTGGCCTTCTTTCTGATCTGCCTGGCAGGCCTGCCACCCGGACTGGCCGGGCTGTTCGCCAAGATCGTGGTGTTCCGTGAGATCGTCGGCGGCGGCGGAGCATGGCTGGCCGTGGTGATGGCCGTCAACACGGTCGTCGGCCTCTACTACTACCTTGCCTGGGCCGTACGGATCTTCACCCCGGTTCCGGCGGCCGGGGGCACCGGCATCCCTCCCGCCGAGGGCGGCGGCAGCCGTAGCGGATGGGTGCCGGTAGGTGTGGCGATCACGCTGGCTGCGGTCGTCGCGGTGATCTTCTCAGTCGCCCCCCAGACAGTGCTCGGCCTCCTGCCGGAAGCATTCGTCGCTTCCGGCTGA
- a CDS encoding WD40 repeat domain-containing protein, with amino-acid sequence MKVLRRPALLVGVLAVLMGAGAPVEAGTATEATGPLVRYAGLDGCFCAPWTLWTWDGQVIKLTDARVFTGKTGKQRAPLALSPDGRHVAYFRRGDGALVIRNMSTGRMREVPGVRWSRRLRSTRIDLAPTGRYLVLGSEQEEKVLDARSGKSTVVPPGLQPWSFSPGAKLMLAVDGEFGAGIYSTVTLAEKGRAPVGGALSPDGTTVAHFTSDDSAISLWDVAAGRSGGRQPIPLPAAKIPVRLRWDGAGHLDLQMVLPGKAGSGTDAVYSWYRLDLGSGTAQSVDTFTVPGTVHNPIVAGLSP; translated from the coding sequence GTGAAGGTGTTACGTCGGCCTGCCCTTCTCGTCGGCGTGCTCGCCGTGCTCATGGGAGCGGGGGCTCCGGTAGAGGCGGGTACGGCGACGGAGGCCACCGGGCCTCTGGTCCGCTATGCGGGGCTGGACGGCTGCTTCTGTGCTCCCTGGACGCTCTGGACCTGGGACGGCCAGGTGATCAAGCTCACCGACGCCCGGGTGTTCACCGGCAAGACGGGGAAGCAGCGGGCGCCGCTCGCGCTGTCTCCCGACGGGAGGCATGTCGCCTACTTCCGTCGTGGGGACGGGGCGCTCGTCATCCGGAACATGTCCACCGGAAGGATGCGTGAGGTCCCCGGAGTGCGGTGGTCGCGCCGACTGCGCTCCACGCGGATCGATCTCGCCCCGACCGGGCGCTACCTGGTTCTGGGCAGCGAGCAGGAAGAGAAGGTTCTCGATGCGCGAAGCGGGAAGAGCACGGTGGTGCCACCGGGGTTGCAACCATGGAGCTTCAGCCCCGGCGCCAAGCTGATGCTCGCGGTCGACGGCGAGTTCGGGGCGGGGATCTACTCGACGGTCACCCTGGCCGAGAAAGGCCGCGCCCCCGTAGGGGGCGCTCTCAGCCCGGACGGCACGACCGTCGCCCATTTCACCTCCGATGACTCGGCCATCAGCCTGTGGGACGTGGCGGCGGGAAGGTCGGGCGGTCGGCAGCCGATCCCCCTTCCCGCCGCGAAGATCCCCGTCCGGCTTCGCTGGGACGGTGCCGGCCACCTCGACCTGCAGATGGTCCTCCCCGGCAAGGCCGGCAGCGGGACCGACGCCGTCTACAGCTGGTATCGGCTGGACCTGGGATCGGGCACCGCCCAATCGGTGGACACCTTCACCGTGCCCGGCACCGTGCACAACCCGATCGTCGCCGGGCTCAGCCCTTGA
- a CDS encoding YajQ family cyclic di-GMP-binding protein — MADSSFDIVSKIDHQEADNALNQTVKEVGHRFDFKGTGASIAWSGGQKAVEIKANSEERANAVLDVFKDKLVKRGLSLKVLDADEPKLSGKEYRLVVTLKEGIDQEHAKKISKIIRDEGPKGIKAQIQGEELRVSSKKRDELQEVIALLKGKDLEIALQFTNYR, encoded by the coding sequence ATGGCCGACAGCAGTTTTGACATCGTCAGCAAGATCGACCATCAGGAGGCCGACAACGCGCTGAACCAGACGGTCAAGGAGGTCGGGCACCGATTCGACTTCAAGGGCACCGGCGCGAGCATCGCCTGGTCGGGCGGCCAGAAGGCTGTCGAGATCAAGGCCAACAGCGAGGAGCGGGCCAATGCCGTCCTTGACGTGTTCAAGGACAAGCTGGTCAAGCGAGGGCTCTCGCTCAAGGTCCTGGACGCGGATGAGCCCAAGTTGTCCGGCAAGGAATACCGCCTGGTGGTCACCCTTAAGGAGGGTATCGACCAGGAGCACGCCAAGAAAATCTCGAAGATCATCCGAGATGAGGGCCCCAAGGGGATCAAGGCCCAGATCCAGGGTGAGGAACTGCGGGTGAGTTCCAAGAAGAGAGACGAACTACAAGAGGTCATCGCCCTGCTCAAGGGCAAGGACCTGGAGATCGCTCTTCAGTTCACGAACTACCGCTAG
- a CDS encoding IS1182 family transposase gives MQGEWAGELIGPDVWQTCRELIPAGSVFAFMAEHRQALFPAEMFTDMYPSANGRPSMPPQVLAAALVLQALSGVSDFEAVQQLRCDLRWKAACGLGLYDSAFDPSLLTYFRRRLARSTDPDRIFTRVKEVIAATGVLKGRQRRALDSTVLDDAVATQDTITQLIAAVRGVIRQVPGADQVAAAQCTGHDYTGDPGKPRIAWNDEQAREALVDALVGDAIRLLAHLPRQPLGEQAATAVGLLALVAYQDVEPAEGSDGTDGRWRIARRTAHDRIVSCVDPEARHVHKNRTQRQDGYKAHLAVEPESGIYTAVALRPGTGAGHHEAAVAEQLLNGEDGPVTVLADAAYGTGQARQRLRAAGHTLIVKPPPLRQAVPGGFTVDDFTVDTVAGTVTCPAGHAVVLGRPQVSGARIAQFKKRCTACPLRARCTTATTGRNVNVHLHHDLLAAARRQAATDSAWQADYRRWRPPVERGVAWLVAHGNRRLRYLGAIKNNAWLHTRAAALNLRTLVNLGLTHTDGAWTLAPAVA, from the coding sequence GTGCAGGGTGAATGGGCTGGAGAGCTGATCGGACCGGATGTGTGGCAGACCTGCCGGGAGCTGATCCCGGCAGGGAGCGTGTTCGCGTTCATGGCCGAACACCGCCAGGCGTTGTTTCCGGCGGAGATGTTCACCGACATGTACCCCTCGGCCAACGGGCGACCGAGTATGCCGCCGCAGGTGCTGGCCGCGGCCCTGGTGCTGCAGGCCCTATCGGGGGTATCGGACTTCGAGGCGGTCCAGCAGTTGCGCTGTGACCTGCGGTGGAAAGCCGCCTGCGGGCTAGGGTTGTATGACAGCGCGTTCGATCCGTCGTTGCTGACCTACTTTCGCCGTCGGCTGGCCCGCTCAACCGACCCGGACCGGATCTTCACCCGGGTCAAGGAGGTCATCGCCGCCACCGGGGTGCTTAAGGGCAGGCAGCGGCGGGCGCTGGATTCCACCGTGCTCGATGACGCGGTGGCCACCCAAGACACCATCACCCAGTTGATCGCCGCCGTTCGCGGGGTAATCCGTCAGGTGCCCGGCGCTGATCAGGTCGCCGCCGCCCAGTGCACCGGCCACGACTACACCGGCGATCCGGGCAAGCCACGCATCGCCTGGAACGACGAGCAGGCGCGGGAGGCGTTGGTGGATGCGCTGGTCGGCGACGCGATCCGCCTGCTGGCCCATCTGCCCCGACAGCCGCTGGGCGAGCAGGCCGCCACCGCGGTCGGCCTGCTCGCGCTGGTCGCCTACCAAGACGTTGAGCCTGCCGAGGGCTCCGACGGCACCGACGGCCGCTGGCGCATCGCCCGGCGCACCGCTCATGACCGGATCGTCTCATGCGTCGATCCCGAAGCCCGGCACGTGCACAAAAACCGCACCCAGCGCCAGGACGGCTACAAGGCGCACCTGGCCGTGGAACCGGAAAGCGGGATCTACACCGCCGTCGCCCTGCGCCCCGGGACCGGAGCCGGCCACCATGAGGCGGCCGTGGCCGAACAGCTGCTGAACGGCGAAGACGGGCCGGTCACCGTGCTGGCCGATGCCGCTTACGGCACCGGCCAGGCCCGCCAGAGGCTGCGGGCCGCCGGCCACACGCTGATCGTCAAGCCGCCCCCGCTACGCCAAGCCGTCCCCGGTGGCTTCACCGTCGACGACTTCACCGTCGACACCGTCGCGGGCACGGTCACCTGCCCGGCCGGGCACGCCGTCGTCCTAGGCCGACCGCAGGTCAGCGGCGCCCGCATCGCCCAGTTCAAGAAACGGTGCACTGCCTGCCCATTGCGGGCCCGTTGCACCACTGCCACAACCGGGCGCAACGTCAACGTCCATCTCCACCATGACCTGCTGGCCGCCGCTCGCCGCCAAGCCGCGACCGACTCGGCATGGCAGGCCGACTACCGCCGCTGGCGGCCGCCGGTCGAACGCGGCGTGGCCTGGCTGGTCGCCCACGGCAACCGCCGCCTGCGCTATCTGGGTGCCATCAAGAACAACGCCTGGCTCCATACCCGCGCCGCTGCTCTCAATCTCCGCACTCTGGTCAACCTCGGCCTCACCCACACAGACGGCGCCTGGACCCTCGCCCCGGCCGTCGCTTGA
- a CDS encoding DUF6461 domain-containing protein, translating to MEITYADVAWLADDHELGDLWCLTFVWGLDEAEVLRRLGASEESIRPLTYSELMDEGLFPDTVLAGRLGGWTVLIEVYGWQATELDALRALSAGTEVVSVLRHDHASNYFVYARDGETMTSFNPTIPAWRYGSDPDRLVDAMREAGFDPGHTPGDEDEDENVYHPATDGALLLAARLTGVVLTQEVLNGPLLGGAVDSRA from the coding sequence GTGGAGATCACTTACGCCGATGTCGCCTGGCTGGCCGACGACCATGAATTAGGTGACCTGTGGTGTCTGACCTTCGTATGGGGGCTCGACGAGGCCGAGGTGCTTCGACGTTTGGGTGCCAGCGAGGAGAGCATTCGGCCGCTTACCTACAGCGAGCTAATGGACGAAGGACTTTTCCCTGACACGGTTCTGGCTGGACGTCTGGGCGGTTGGACCGTGCTTATCGAGGTGTACGGCTGGCAGGCGACAGAACTCGATGCCTTGCGAGCACTGTCTGCCGGGACAGAGGTCGTATCGGTCTTGCGGCACGACCACGCGTCCAACTACTTCGTGTATGCCCGTGACGGAGAGACGATGACTTCCTTCAACCCCACCATCCCCGCATGGCGGTATGGGAGCGATCCGGATCGTTTGGTGGACGCGATGAGGGAGGCAGGCTTCGATCCCGGACATACACCGGGAGACGAGGACGAAGACGAGAACGTCTATCACCCGGCGACCGATGGGGCTCTGCTGCTCGCGGCCCGGTTGACTGGTGTTGTATTAACTCAGGAGGTCTTGAACGGCCCGCTGCTGGGCGGTGCTGTCGACTCGCGAGCCTAG
- a CDS encoding pyridoxamine 5'-phosphate oxidase family protein — translation MGKIHDKIDGRLRAFIEAQPVYFVATAPERGGHVNVSPKGYADTFAVLGDTTVAYLDLDGSGVETISHLRQNGRITIMFCAFSGPPNIVRLYGTGRVVVPESPEFPEMIKKFGPHPGTRSIIVVDCDRISDSCGYSVPFMSFDEDRILLDEWTGRKDVQQKRAYRAKNNRQSIDGIPGLSPEETDPLTLHS, via the coding sequence ATGGGGAAAATTCATGACAAGATCGACGGCCGATTGCGGGCGTTCATCGAAGCGCAGCCGGTTTACTTCGTCGCGACGGCTCCTGAGCGAGGCGGTCATGTCAACGTCTCCCCCAAGGGATATGCCGACACCTTCGCCGTTCTCGGGGACACCACGGTGGCCTATCTCGACCTGGACGGCAGCGGCGTGGAGACGATCTCCCATCTCCGTCAGAACGGCCGCATCACCATCATGTTCTGCGCTTTCTCCGGACCTCCCAACATTGTCCGGCTGTACGGCACGGGCCGGGTCGTCGTCCCGGAGAGCCCCGAATTCCCCGAGATGATCAAAAAGTTCGGTCCGCATCCGGGCACCCGGTCGATCATCGTCGTCGACTGCGACCGCATCTCCGACTCCTGCGGATACTCGGTTCCGTTCATGTCCTTCGATGAGGACCGGATCCTGCTGGACGAATGGACGGGCCGTAAGGACGTCCAGCAGAAGCGCGCCTACCGCGCCAAGAACAACCGCCAGAGCATCGACGGCATCCCCGGCCTCTCTCCGGAGGAGACCGACCCGCTCACCCTGCATTCTTGA
- the htpX gene encoding zinc metalloprotease HtpX — translation MHHNGLRTAVLLGALSAVIIAVGAWLGGGAGVQIAVLIALVTNGVAYFFSDRIALSAMRARPVGEVEQPVLYRIVRELSTEARQPMPRLYVSPTMQPNAFATGRNPRNAAVCVTYGITQLLDERELRGVIGHELSHVYNRDILVSSVAGALATMITYLGYVGLFFGGGDDDEGPGFIGVLLMMVLGPVAAGMIQMAISRSREYQADESGARLTGDPLALASALRKIEMGTRQLPLPENGRIASASHLMIANPFRGAGIGRIFSTHPPTSERVARLERMAGYRR, via the coding sequence GTGCACCACAACGGTCTGCGTACCGCGGTCCTTCTCGGCGCACTGTCCGCGGTGATCATCGCGGTAGGGGCATGGCTGGGTGGCGGGGCCGGCGTGCAGATCGCGGTTCTGATCGCGCTGGTGACCAATGGTGTCGCCTACTTCTTCTCCGACCGGATCGCGCTGTCCGCGATGCGGGCCCGGCCGGTGGGCGAGGTCGAGCAGCCCGTCCTCTACCGAATCGTGCGTGAGCTCTCCACGGAGGCACGCCAGCCCATGCCACGGCTCTACGTCTCGCCGACCATGCAGCCCAACGCCTTCGCGACCGGCCGCAACCCCCGCAACGCCGCGGTCTGCGTGACCTACGGCATCACCCAGCTCCTCGACGAACGTGAGCTGCGCGGGGTCATCGGACACGAGCTGTCCCATGTCTACAACCGTGACATCCTGGTCTCCTCGGTGGCGGGTGCGCTTGCCACGATGATCACTTATCTCGGTTACGTCGGCTTGTTCTTCGGCGGTGGGGACGACGACGAAGGCCCCGGGTTCATCGGTGTCCTGCTCATGATGGTGCTCGGCCCGGTCGCCGCCGGGATGATCCAGATGGCCATCTCCCGGTCCCGCGAATACCAGGCGGACGAGTCCGGGGCACGGTTGACCGGTGACCCGCTGGCACTCGCCTCCGCACTGAGAAAGATCGAGATGGGCACCCGGCAGTTGCCGCTGCCGGAGAACGGCCGTATCGCCTCCGCCTCCCATCTCATGATCGCAAATCCCTTCCGCGGCGCTGGAATCGGCCGGATCTTCTCCACCCACCCGCCCACCTCTGAACGTGTCGCCCGGCTGGAGCGGATGGCCGGCTATCGCCGCTGA